A DNA window from Candidatus Roseilinea sp. contains the following coding sequences:
- the yuxG gene encoding putative oxidoreductase YuxG yields the protein MPKNLWNDHDAAGLSPLDLLAYRSRLLAADRSVVNIFGGNTSAKSVERDHLGREVNVLWVKGSGADMATCTGKDFAGLKLDEVLPLMEREAMSDEEMVAYLTRCQFEPNRPRQSIETLLHAFTPHPHVDHTHPDAIIALACAKRGEAAAREVFGDTMVWVPYIRPGFALSKQIGRLLREHSEATCVIMGKHGLITWGNDAKSSYHSAIAHIQRAEDALREAEKRVFGLSKVNEALETLTLSASKRRRETIVAAVMPTLRGAVTAQRKAVLAFDDSEDVLRFLARHDAKALSQVGAACPDHLIHTKRAPLFVEWDGQDVEQLKTALKDGVTQYAARYTEYFNRLNQDPNVKMTDPAPRVILVPGLGMFTTGRDAAQADVARQLYHRAIAVMELCTRVDQFTSLDEKETFDIEYWPLERYKLTLRPPERELAGRVAFITGAAGGIGRATAKRLAQEGAHVVIADINLAGAQAVANDIVEAHGLKRAIAVSCNVTHESEVAAAFATACREYGGVDIVVNNAGIATSAPIEETTLADWNRNMDILATGYFLVAREAFRVMKQQGRGGSIIFICSKNSVYAGKNAAAYSAAKAAELHLARCLAEEGGASGIRVNSVLPDAVLQGSGIWNSRWREERAKTYGIKPEELEAYYAARTTLKVNVFPEDVAEAVLFFASDRALKTTGAMLTVDGGVAAAYGR from the coding sequence ATGCCCAAGAACCTGTGGAACGATCATGACGCAGCAGGGTTGAGCCCGCTCGACCTGCTGGCCTACCGCTCGCGGTTGCTGGCCGCCGACCGCAGCGTGGTCAACATCTTCGGCGGCAACACCTCAGCCAAGTCTGTCGAGCGCGACCACCTGGGGCGCGAAGTGAATGTGCTTTGGGTGAAAGGGAGCGGCGCCGACATGGCCACCTGCACCGGCAAGGACTTCGCCGGCCTCAAGCTGGATGAAGTGCTGCCCCTGATGGAGCGCGAAGCGATGAGCGACGAAGAGATGGTCGCCTATCTCACGCGCTGCCAATTCGAGCCGAACCGCCCGCGCCAGTCCATCGAGACGCTGCTCCATGCCTTCACACCGCACCCCCACGTGGATCACACCCACCCCGACGCGATCATCGCCTTGGCCTGCGCGAAGCGCGGCGAAGCGGCGGCGCGTGAAGTCTTCGGCGACACGATGGTTTGGGTGCCTTACATCCGACCTGGTTTTGCCCTGAGCAAGCAAATCGGCCGGCTGCTGCGCGAGCATTCCGAGGCCACCTGCGTCATCATGGGCAAGCACGGCCTGATCACCTGGGGCAACGACGCCAAGAGCAGCTACCACAGCGCCATCGCGCACATCCAGCGCGCCGAGGACGCCCTGCGCGAAGCCGAGAAGCGCGTCTTCGGCTTATCGAAGGTGAACGAGGCGCTGGAGACGCTCACCTTGAGCGCCAGCAAGCGCAGGCGCGAGACGATCGTCGCTGCCGTCATGCCGACGCTGCGCGGCGCGGTGACGGCACAGCGCAAAGCCGTCCTCGCCTTCGACGACAGCGAGGACGTGCTGCGCTTCCTCGCCCGGCATGATGCGAAAGCACTTTCGCAAGTCGGCGCAGCGTGTCCCGATCACCTGATACACACCAAGCGTGCGCCGCTGTTCGTCGAATGGGATGGCCAAGACGTCGAGCAGCTTAAAACTGCGCTGAAAGACGGCGTTACGCAATACGCCGCGCGCTACACGGAATACTTCAATCGCCTCAACCAAGATCCGAACGTGAAGATGACCGACCCTGCGCCGCGCGTGATCCTGGTGCCCGGCCTCGGCATGTTCACCACCGGACGCGACGCCGCCCAGGCCGACGTCGCGCGTCAGCTCTACCATCGGGCCATCGCGGTGATGGAACTGTGCACGCGCGTGGATCAGTTCACCTCGCTCGACGAGAAGGAAACGTTCGACATCGAGTACTGGCCGCTGGAGCGGTATAAGCTCACCCTGCGTCCGCCGGAGCGCGAACTGGCCGGGCGCGTCGCCTTCATCACCGGCGCAGCCGGCGGCATCGGCCGCGCCACGGCCAAGCGGCTGGCGCAAGAAGGCGCGCATGTGGTGATCGCCGACATCAACCTGGCCGGCGCGCAGGCAGTCGCGAACGACATCGTCGAGGCGCATGGCCTGAAGCGCGCCATCGCCGTCTCGTGCAACGTTACCCATGAGTCGGAAGTGGCCGCGGCCTTCGCAACGGCCTGCCGCGAATATGGCGGCGTGGACATCGTGGTGAACAACGCCGGCATCGCCACCAGCGCGCCGATCGAGGAGACCACGTTGGCCGACTGGAACCGCAACATGGATATTCTGGCCACAGGCTACTTCCTCGTGGCACGCGAAGCCTTCCGCGTGATGAAGCAGCAGGGGCGAGGCGGTTCGATCATCTTCATCTGCAGCAAGAACAGCGTATACGCCGGCAAGAACGCGGCCGCCTACAGCGCCGCCAAGGCCGCCGAGCTGCACCTGGCGCGTTGCCTGGCCGAAGAGGGCGGCGCGAGCGGCATCCGCGTGAACAGCGTGCTGCCCGATGCCGTCTTACAGGGCAGCGGCATCTGGAACAGCCGCTGGCGCGAGGAGCGCGCCAAGACCTACGGCATCAAGCCCGAAGAGCTGGAAGCCTACTACGCCGCCCGCACCACGCTTAAAGTGAACGTCTTCCCAGAAGACGTCGCCGAAGCAGTGTTGTTCTTCGCCTCCGACCGCGCGCTCAAGACCACGGGCGCGATGCTGACCGTGGACGGCGGCGTGGCAGCAGCTTACGGGAGATAA